The Paenibacillus tianjinensis genome has a window encoding:
- a CDS encoding S-layer homology domain-containing protein yields MIIGDNGGLTTTGATAASPGFNPLTGLLADVSKPGFDVEGNAIPMRGSAGQYGYKIEAENRYYDGNTDSIWPVEPEHAPGTLVPVQDFVWDYPSWNQPIGNDDGGPTNLLSAPGEAPVVIKNSPRTRKELFDVDQVWTMRQAMQYGVKQFYACTWTVPYWMSQSSTNNPSKIIRNDTATIDGKPVKIYYQAYADYLVNYIRGMWEQWGIPITHINPFNEVDLAGGTASYVTELINGYIGPTLKKSMQPGGALYDIKNPDGKLIDFIPQLAAVDGTNLGASLSRGGEVFSQTDPDNALDKNPYLDVFTTHLYGTVGIGTDENKLYHTGDFSQSPLDYSRDGSKYPEYLTKYKLWQAEFMNQDTADGSAGAYTQRYGNQNINDAVRWSNLMTNMFNSNPGFNGFVWWSMWDSNGADGSDLIRFVTTNSQQEPGRISTLTGEYRLFKRFYGYGHFSRFMNPGDVRFDVTRNPAADINVTGFKNPNTNDYSITVSNAKNDDSIQPLEFSLKDFPAGTNSVTVFRTSGSENMKKLATIPVTNGKFVINIPSASIVTIVPSQGTFATYSGLDGERDIFSTLEAESNDNNVLGDSAGNAGRDNEAVTLADGRYLAYKNLNFADGSANGGVVRRHLLYLTAQTKSVEGGKLVAYVLPLGTAVSSEADVLSKGTRVAEIIVPANDMYGKYQDMVDTGDLSAYGHKDLYIVAEPNGADGTITVDRFLFGANDSDWSIAANNSTVAIPGNLLQNGDFDTATASNTEHWSTGRYNNGTFEQAVTGPVLTADIIQSYSGLSRYLKNNATSKVAGSGKITGRIDAAGQYDGMWQDVTGKLSKGESYNFKGYFLSMMSRPESYDLAAENPGDVEAALVYYDQNGNQLGITPINGRDMPEPYAAREAGDPAYWNNGKFNGRILEGGPLALSSFQPVDVKVADWHETPNRPFTYDEPAGTAKVVLAVYAKDANILYADQLSLTPELVASYSIFIDGIQPSNFDPAKYEYTYTVSGNAIPEVKAVSSDPSELISISQADSAQGTAVVRFIKGEKVKTYKIYFSTNELISFAEGLPAGWEIMNPADPQTALSYSTEGATIKTLKGDTEYPASHNMLQFPGTAEGNWTLTAKLVVDIPLNDSSMGENSQAGLGISRVSSGEFYRINARKVSTNIKVNNSGKTGSTSFTNNTNQTNLSGVNYFLRIVKEGNVVQGYFSTNSGSSWTAMGSPSTYTPEFFKDARVQLYGTNTSASTDFQVTFSNVNLIKTSGGAGEVSPDQLAVEEAAALIGTRITVPDTAGDEAAALKIKAQEYLNNHAELKALGVNAALAYQNGEFSLTLSKGRASVFISPLTIAAGMKAVRDFEDQTLQGFQPKGSAGVTLTPVKEANHTPGGAYALKVTGRTASSDGPSVHVKDMIKAGNEYNASVWVKLIDPASAQLKLTALVNAPVPYYISLSTQTANTTGDWVKLEGTYRYLHDDVTLFIESPNSATASYYIDDFSFKEAVPPAWGEGSKLEASDLTSTGVTLSWPAAADETGVTGYRIYTGADPEPVAVSGDQLTVSGDVYRYQLTGLLPNTLYTFKVEAGNAAGNWSTNGPSVTLTTLPTSDTTPPVWQEGSKLEVSGVTDTGLTLTWSATATDENGISAYRITNGVDDKPVTVTDAVYTETVSGAVYLYQVKGLTPDTKYTFTVEAGDTGGNWSTGGPSVSAATLPAADTAPPSWPTDSKLEASGITTSGLTLTWTSAGDDTLVTGYKIYRGAEEIVALPGTAHRYEVSGLSAGTGYVFTVQAGDAAGNWSTDGPRLTVTTLSNSGGPSGPEPTLTPTPTPTPTSAPASTPAPTATPSATPSPASTPAPVPSSGFKDIDGKYSWASEAIDALYAKGVIKGTSETAFSPGKNITRADFVVLLVRALGLEAEAGSNFADVSQGTYYYEVLGIAKKLGIINGTDGNTFNPKGEISRQDMMVIAARAMKTANKLTSSGSASDLNSYTDGTKVAKYAIESVAALVKEGIIQGDGKSIHPNGTATRAEAAVIIFRIQE; encoded by the coding sequence GTGATTATCGGCGATAACGGCGGTCTAACCACTACAGGAGCCACTGCGGCCAGTCCGGGATTCAACCCGTTAACAGGGCTGCTGGCAGATGTCAGCAAACCCGGCTTCGATGTTGAAGGCAATGCGATTCCGATGCGGGGATCAGCAGGACAATACGGGTATAAAATCGAAGCTGAGAACCGTTACTATGACGGCAACACCGACAGTATCTGGCCTGTTGAACCTGAGCATGCTCCCGGTACGCTGGTACCGGTACAGGATTTCGTCTGGGATTATCCTTCATGGAATCAGCCGATCGGCAATGATGACGGCGGCCCGACCAATCTTCTAAGCGCGCCGGGGGAAGCTCCGGTTGTTATCAAGAATTCGCCGCGTACCCGCAAAGAGCTGTTCGATGTGGATCAGGTATGGACCATGCGGCAGGCCATGCAATACGGTGTTAAGCAATTCTATGCCTGTACCTGGACTGTGCCTTACTGGATGAGCCAGTCTTCGACTAATAATCCTAGCAAAATCATCCGTAACGATACGGCTACTATAGACGGGAAACCGGTAAAAATCTATTATCAGGCCTATGCCGATTATCTCGTTAATTATATCCGCGGCATGTGGGAGCAATGGGGAATTCCAATCACACATATCAACCCCTTTAACGAGGTCGATCTTGCTGGCGGGACCGCTTCCTATGTAACCGAGCTGATTAACGGCTATATAGGCCCGACTCTGAAGAAGTCCATGCAGCCGGGCGGAGCCCTTTATGATATCAAGAATCCTGACGGCAAGCTGATAGACTTCATTCCTCAGCTCGCAGCAGTAGACGGCACCAATCTCGGTGCCTCGCTCAGCAGAGGAGGGGAAGTATTCTCCCAGACGGACCCTGATAATGCACTCGACAAAAATCCGTATCTCGACGTATTTACGACCCACTTGTACGGTACGGTCGGCATAGGTACAGATGAAAACAAACTGTATCACACGGGTGACTTTTCCCAGAGCCCGCTGGATTATTCAAGAGACGGGAGCAAGTACCCGGAATATTTGACCAAATATAAACTTTGGCAGGCCGAGTTCATGAATCAGGATACCGCTGACGGGTCGGCCGGTGCCTATACTCAGCGGTACGGCAATCAGAATATTAATGACGCTGTACGCTGGTCGAATCTTATGACCAATATGTTCAACAGCAATCCGGGCTTTAACGGCTTTGTCTGGTGGAGCATGTGGGATAGCAACGGTGCAGACGGCTCTGACCTGATCCGTTTTGTCACTACCAACTCTCAGCAAGAGCCGGGGCGTATCAGTACATTAACGGGTGAATATCGCCTGTTCAAGCGCTTTTACGGCTACGGGCATTTCTCCCGGTTTATGAATCCCGGCGATGTCCGGTTTGATGTGACGCGTAATCCGGCAGCTGATATCAATGTTACCGGGTTCAAGAACCCGAATACCAATGATTACTCGATTACGGTTTCCAATGCCAAAAACGATGACAGCATTCAGCCGCTAGAATTCAGCTTGAAGGACTTTCCAGCGGGTACCAATAGTGTAACTGTGTTCCGTACTTCCGGAAGCGAAAATATGAAGAAGCTGGCGACGATTCCGGTTACGAACGGCAAGTTCGTTATTAACATCCCATCCGCCAGCATTGTTACCATCGTTCCGTCACAAGGGACATTCGCCACATACAGCGGACTAGACGGAGAGCGTGATATTTTCTCTACCCTGGAAGCAGAAAGCAATGATAACAATGTGCTAGGAGACAGTGCGGGAAATGCGGGACGGGACAATGAAGCCGTAACACTGGCTGATGGCCGGTACCTCGCCTATAAAAACCTGAATTTTGCCGATGGCTCCGCTAACGGCGGTGTTGTCCGCAGGCATTTGCTGTATCTGACTGCCCAGACGAAATCAGTAGAGGGAGGAAAGCTTGTCGCTTATGTTCTTCCGTTAGGCACAGCAGTGAGCAGCGAAGCCGATGTCCTGTCCAAGGGGACACGTGTAGCGGAGATCATAGTACCGGCCAATGATATGTACGGCAAGTATCAGGATATGGTTGATACGGGTGATCTGAGCGCCTATGGCCATAAGGATCTGTACATTGTTGCCGAACCGAACGGAGCTGACGGTACAATCACCGTTGACCGCTTCCTGTTCGGAGCAAATGATTCCGACTGGAGCATTGCCGCTAATAATTCGACAGTAGCCATTCCGGGGAACCTTCTGCAGAATGGAGATTTCGATACAGCTACCGCCTCCAATACAGAGCATTGGTCCACTGGGCGCTACAACAATGGAACCTTTGAACAGGCTGTCACTGGACCGGTGTTAACGGCTGATATCATCCAGAGCTATTCGGGCCTGTCCCGTTACCTGAAAAACAATGCCACTTCGAAGGTTGCCGGATCCGGAAAAATAACGGGACGCATCGACGCTGCCGGGCAGTATGACGGCATGTGGCAGGATGTTACCGGTAAGCTCAGCAAGGGAGAGAGCTATAATTTCAAGGGCTATTTCCTCTCGATGATGAGCCGGCCGGAGAGCTATGATCTCGCTGCGGAGAATCCCGGTGATGTGGAGGCTGCGCTGGTGTACTATGACCAGAACGGCAATCAGCTGGGCATAACCCCGATTAATGGCCGGGATATGCCTGAGCCGTATGCAGCCCGTGAGGCTGGTGATCCTGCTTATTGGAACAATGGCAAGTTTAACGGACGCATCCTGGAAGGCGGACCACTTGCTTTAAGCTCCTTCCAGCCTGTAGACGTTAAGGTCGCAGACTGGCATGAGACGCCAAACCGGCCGTTTACCTACGACGAACCGGCAGGTACTGCCAAGGTAGTGCTGGCAGTCTATGCAAAGGATGCCAACATCCTGTATGCAGATCAGCTGTCGCTGACTCCAGAACTGGTAGCGTCATACAGTATCTTTATCGACGGCATTCAGCCTTCCAATTTCGATCCTGCCAAATATGAATACACCTATACTGTGTCCGGAAATGCCATACCGGAGGTTAAGGCAGTTTCCAGTGATCCTTCAGAACTTATTAGTATTTCACAGGCAGACAGTGCGCAGGGAACAGCAGTAGTCCGGTTTATAAAAGGTGAAAAGGTTAAGACGTATAAAATTTACTTCAGTACAAACGAACTGATTTCATTTGCAGAGGGTCTTCCGGCAGGCTGGGAAATTATGAATCCGGCGGATCCGCAGACTGCCTTAAGCTATAGCACTGAAGGTGCCACGATTAAGACACTCAAAGGCGATACTGAATATCCGGCCAGCCATAATATGCTGCAGTTTCCGGGTACTGCTGAAGGCAACTGGACGCTGACAGCAAAGCTGGTTGTGGATATACCGCTGAATGATTCGTCCATGGGTGAGAATTCGCAGGCCGGACTTGGCATCAGCCGGGTTTCAAGCGGCGAGTTCTACCGGATCAATGCCAGAAAGGTAAGCACGAATATTAAAGTCAATAATTCGGGCAAAACAGGCAGCACCTCCTTTACCAACAACACCAATCAGACCAATTTGAGCGGGGTGAATTATTTCCTCCGTATTGTAAAAGAAGGGAATGTGGTTCAAGGGTATTTTTCAACCAATAGCGGCTCCAGCTGGACGGCTATGGGCAGTCCGTCAACCTATACCCCTGAATTTTTTAAGGATGCAAGAGTACAATTGTACGGAACCAATACCAGTGCCTCTACCGATTTCCAGGTAACCTTCTCCAATGTGAATCTGATCAAGACATCAGGGGGGGCCGGCGAGGTCAGTCCGGATCAGCTGGCGGTAGAAGAAGCAGCGGCGCTGATCGGCACCCGAATTACAGTTCCGGATACTGCCGGTGATGAGGCAGCAGCACTGAAGATTAAAGCGCAGGAATATCTGAATAACCATGCAGAGCTGAAGGCGCTTGGAGTGAACGCTGCTCTTGCCTATCAGAATGGGGAATTCTCACTGACGCTGTCAAAGGGCAGAGCCAGTGTATTCATCAGTCCGTTAACCATTGCGGCGGGTATGAAAGCCGTAAGGGATTTTGAGGATCAGACGCTTCAGGGCTTCCAGCCCAAAGGCAGCGCAGGCGTGACACTTACGCCTGTCAAAGAGGCTAACCATACTCCAGGCGGAGCTTATGCCCTGAAGGTAACCGGCAGAACAGCCAGCTCCGACGGCCCGTCCGTTCATGTGAAGGATATGATCAAGGCCGGTAATGAATACAATGCATCCGTATGGGTCAAGCTGATTGACCCGGCAAGCGCCCAGCTGAAGCTGACCGCACTGGTCAATGCTCCTGTGCCTTATTACATCAGTCTTTCCACCCAAACAGCAAATACTACCGGTGATTGGGTCAAACTAGAAGGCACCTACCGTTATCTGCACGATGATGTCACTCTATTTATAGAAAGCCCTAACAGCGCTACGGCATCGTACTACATCGACGATTTCAGCTTCAAAGAGGCAGTTCCGCCGGCATGGGGTGAGGGAAGTAAGCTTGAAGCTTCCGATCTTACAAGCACTGGAGTCACTTTGTCGTGGCCGGCAGCTGCAGATGAAACCGGAGTCACCGGATATCGGATTTACACGGGGGCTGATCCAGAACCGGTTGCTGTGAGCGGGGATCAGCTTACTGTATCAGGGGACGTATACCGTTATCAGCTTACCGGATTGCTTCCGAATACTTTGTATACCTTCAAGGTTGAAGCAGGGAATGCAGCCGGCAACTGGAGTACGAACGGACCTTCCGTCACGTTAACGACCTTGCCGACCTCCGATACCACACCGCCGGTATGGCAGGAAGGCAGTAAACTTGAAGTTTCTGGGGTAACAGATACGGGATTGACCTTAACATGGTCAGCAACAGCAACCGACGAAAACGGAATCTCCGCTTACAGAATTACTAACGGAGTTGACGACAAACCGGTTACAGTTACCGATGCCGTGTACACGGAGACTGTATCCGGAGCAGTATACCTTTATCAGGTCAAAGGCTTAACACCGGATACGAAGTATACATTTACAGTAGAGGCCGGGGATACCGGCGGGAATTGGAGCACCGGCGGACCTTCCGTTTCAGCCGCTACACTGCCTGCTGCGGATACTGCCCCGCCGTCATGGCCGACAGACAGCAAGCTTGAAGCTTCCGGGATAACCACTTCCGGACTAACACTGACATGGACCAGTGCAGGAGATGATACGTTGGTAACAGGCTACAAGATCTACAGGGGAGCTGAGGAGATCGTAGCGCTGCCTGGAACGGCGCACCGCTACGAGGTGTCCGGGCTTTCGGCAGGTACCGGATATGTATTCACGGTTCAGGCCGGTGATGCGGCAGGAAACTGGAGCACTGACGGTCCTCGCCTTACCGTCACCACACTGAGCAACAGCGGCGGGCCATCGGGTCCAGAGCCGACACTAACACCGACACCGACACCGACACCAACATCGGCACCGGCATCTACACCGGCACCGACAGCGACACCGAGCGCAACACCTTCGCCAGCATCAACGCCGGCACCTGTACCATCTAGCGGATTTAAAGATATTGACGGCAAATATAGCTGGGCTTCAGAGGCTATAGATGCGTTGTATGCGAAGGGCGTCATAAAAGGAACATCCGAGACGGCCTTTAGTCCGGGAAAGAACATCACTAGAGCGGACTTTGTAGTACTGCTTGTGCGTGCTCTCGGCCTTGAAGCTGAAGCTGGTTCCAATTTTGCGGATGTCAGTCAAGGCACCTACTATTATGAAGTGCTTGGGATCGCCAAGAAGCTGGGGATCATTAATGGAACGGACGGCAATACCTTTAATCCGAAGGGTGAAATCTCCAGGCAGGATATGATGGTCATTGCAGCCAGGGCAATGAAGACAGCCAATAAATTAACTTCAAGTGGCAGCGCCAGCGACTTAAACAGCTATACAGACGGCACTAAGGTTGCGAAGTATGCCATCGAGAGTGTAGCAGCTCTGGTTAAGGAAGGAATCATTCAAGGAGACGGCAAGTCCATTCATCCAAACGGAACAGCTACGCGAGCGGAAGCGGCTGTAATTATTTTCCGAATTCAAGAGTAA